Proteins co-encoded in one Candidatus Thiodictyon syntrophicum genomic window:
- the gvpA gene encoding gas vesicle structural protein GvpA, with protein sequence MAKVANSTDSSSLAEVVDRILDKGIVIDAWLKVSLVGIELLAVEARVVIASVETYLKYAEAIGLTAPAAAPA encoded by the coding sequence ATGGCAAAAGTCGCCAACTCCACCGATTCCTCCAGCCTGGCCGAAGTTGTTGACCGCATTCTGGACAAGGGCATCGTGATTGATGCGTGGTTGAAGGTCTCGCTCGTCGGTATCGAGCTGCTCGCCGTGGAAGCCCGTGTGGTCATCGCCTCGGTTGAGACCTACCTGAAGTATGCCGAAGCGATTGGCCTCACCGCCCCGGCGGCGGCGCCGGCCTGA
- a CDS encoding PAS domain-containing protein → MMTSGPWLEPGLADGGNAREPYENLFRTLFDAIPSSILLVDSRLRIAMANRNFLQKGNRTPRDTIGHRFEDVFPPTIVERTRILDCVRRVFERNEQSPSQRMTFRAPGVPMRTYYFRALPFNWNDQVQYALFLMEDITEQVRLSQDIQRVERHLASVVESASDILLSTDNRGRILSWNKAAERLTGYQACEAIGRRLPEFFAPADRPEIEQALGGGPAMAASRTAEWALTTLSEERIAVSWTLAPMLNADGETTGMVAAGRDLTERHRLEAQLLQSQKLAALGVMAGGIAHEIRNPLAVCSSAAQFLLDEDLAPDLRRECVQKTIAGVHKASEIIENLLRFARPAGGDKMTRVDPLALLTQALSVVNHQAHLNQLDVETQFCEQPLWVRGVPSLLEQAFINILLNAIASMPNGGLLTLTLDRDGDEVLVHVIDTGVGIDAADIGKIFDPFYTRSPVGKGTGLGLSICYSIIQQHHGRIEVESAPGIGTCFVVHLPLA, encoded by the coding sequence ATGATGACCTCCGGTCCCTGGCTTGAACCGGGCCTCGCGGACGGTGGCAACGCCCGCGAACCCTATGAGAACCTGTTTCGTACCCTGTTCGATGCGATTCCGTCATCGATCCTGTTGGTCGACAGCCGCCTGCGCATCGCCATGGCTAATCGCAACTTCCTGCAAAAGGGCAATCGTACGCCCCGCGATACCATCGGCCATCGCTTTGAAGACGTCTTTCCGCCGACCATCGTGGAGCGCACCCGCATCCTCGACTGCGTACGCCGGGTCTTCGAGCGCAACGAGCAGAGCCCCTCCCAGCGCATGACCTTCCGCGCCCCCGGCGTGCCCATGCGGACCTATTACTTTCGCGCCCTGCCGTTCAACTGGAACGATCAGGTCCAATACGCCCTGTTCCTGATGGAAGACATCACCGAGCAGGTGCGCTTGAGCCAGGATATCCAGCGGGTGGAGCGCCACCTCGCAAGCGTGGTGGAGAGCGCCAGCGACATCCTGCTCTCGACCGACAACCGCGGCCGCATCCTCAGTTGGAACAAGGCGGCAGAGCGGCTCACCGGGTATCAGGCGTGCGAGGCGATCGGCCGGCGCCTGCCGGAGTTCTTCGCCCCCGCGGACCGGCCGGAGATTGAACAGGCCTTGGGCGGCGGCCCCGCCATGGCCGCCAGTCGGACCGCAGAGTGGGCCCTGACCACCCTGTCGGAGGAGCGCATCGCGGTGTCCTGGACCCTGGCACCCATGCTCAATGCCGACGGTGAGACCACCGGCATGGTCGCCGCCGGACGCGACCTGACCGAACGCCACCGGCTGGAAGCCCAGTTGCTCCAATCGCAGAAACTCGCCGCCTTGGGCGTGATGGCCGGCGGCATCGCCCACGAGATCCGCAACCCCTTGGCGGTTTGCTCATCCGCCGCACAGTTCCTCCTGGATGAGGACCTGGCACCGGATTTGCGCCGCGAGTGTGTGCAGAAGACCATCGCCGGGGTTCACAAGGCCTCCGAGATCATCGAGAACCTGTTGCGCTTCGCCCGCCCCGCGGGCGGCGACAAGATGACCCGGGTCGACCCGCTCGCCCTGCTCACCCAGGCCCTGTCGGTGGTCAACCATCAGGCCCACCTCAACCAGCTCGATGTCGAGACCCAGTTTTGCGAGCAACCCCTGTGGGTGCGCGGGGTGCCGAGCCTGCTGGAGCAGGCGTTCATCAACATCCTGCTCAACGCCATCGCCTCCATGCCCAATGGCGGCCTGCTCACCCTGACGCTGGATCGCGACGGCGACGAGGTCCTGGTGCATGTGATCGACACCGGCGTCGGGATCGATGCCGCGGACATCGGCAAGATCTTCGACCCCTTCTATACCCGCTCCCCGGTCGGCAAGGGCACCGGCCTGGGCCTGTCCATCTGCTATTCGATCATCCAACAGCACCATGGACGTATCGAGGTAGAGAGCGCCCCCGGGATCGGCACCTGCTTCGTCGTCCATTTACCGCTGGCTTAG
- the gvpN gene encoding gas vesicle protein GvpN — MSVQNLEQASEVPTVNSDNVQPEASEEFVCTPLVESLADRASAYLDAGYPVHLAGPAGTGKTTLAFHAAAKRGRPVKLIHGNDEFGVADLVGQDNGYRRNTLVDNYIHSVVKTEEEVRTFWIDNRVTTACINGETLIYDEFNRSRPEVNNLFLSILGEGILNLPNRRHQGAGYLQVHPEFRVIFTSNPEEYAGTHKTQDALMDRMITMKIGHYDRETEIRVTQAKSGLPASEAAIVVDIVRELRGQSVNHHRPTLRACIAIARVMASRKLSARADNTFFRDICRDILDMDSAKVRRDGNSLTESPADEVIARISGRSRRPKAVEAES; from the coding sequence ATGAGCGTCCAGAACCTCGAACAGGCGTCAGAGGTCCCCACGGTGAACAGTGACAACGTGCAGCCCGAGGCGAGCGAAGAGTTCGTCTGCACGCCATTGGTCGAATCCCTGGCCGACCGTGCCTCGGCCTATCTCGACGCCGGCTACCCGGTGCACCTGGCCGGTCCCGCCGGCACCGGCAAGACCACCCTGGCCTTTCATGCCGCCGCCAAGCGCGGGCGCCCGGTCAAGCTGATCCACGGCAACGACGAGTTCGGGGTCGCCGATCTGGTCGGCCAGGACAACGGCTACCGCCGCAACACCTTGGTGGACAACTATATCCACTCCGTGGTCAAGACCGAGGAAGAGGTCCGCACCTTCTGGATCGACAACCGGGTCACCACCGCCTGTATCAACGGTGAGACCCTGATCTATGACGAATTCAACCGCTCCCGCCCGGAGGTCAACAACCTCTTCCTGAGCATCCTGGGCGAGGGCATCTTAAATCTCCCCAACCGGCGCCACCAGGGCGCGGGCTATCTCCAGGTCCACCCCGAGTTTCGGGTGATCTTCACCTCCAATCCGGAGGAATACGCGGGCACCCACAAGACGCAGGACGCCCTGATGGACCGCATGATCACCATGAAGATCGGTCACTATGACCGGGAGACCGAGATCCGTGTCACCCAGGCCAAGTCCGGTCTGCCCGCGAGCGAGGCGGCCATCGTGGTCGACATCGTGCGCGAACTGCGCGGCCAGAGCGTCAACCACCATCGCCCGACCCTGCGGGCCTGTATCGCCATCGCGCGCGTGATGGCCAGCCGCAAGCTCAGCGCCCGTGCCGACAACACCTTCTTCCGCGACATCTGCCGCGACATCCTGGACATGGACTCCGCCAAGGTCCGGCGCGACGGCAACAGTCTGACCGAATCACCGGCCGACGAGGTGATCGCGCGCATCAGCGGCCGGTCACGCCGACCCAAGGCCGTCGAAGCGGAGAGCTGA
- a CDS encoding response regulator, producing the protein MSGPDESAAAGGATGVRIAPAFLTVDDEPDINWILGRLIARRGFPVHHALCAQEAIDLSHHTPYRAVFVDAKLPDMSGMVLIKHLRDLLGDPFVVLISGYFFADDPAVDQALQSGLIQGFVAKPFLHGEILALIDRIAAIGTD; encoded by the coding sequence ATGTCAGGTCCGGACGAATCAGCGGCAGCGGGCGGCGCCACCGGCGTCCGCATCGCTCCCGCCTTTCTCACCGTCGATGACGAACCCGACATCAACTGGATCCTGGGGCGTCTGATTGCCCGCCGCGGCTTCCCGGTGCATCACGCACTGTGCGCCCAGGAGGCCATCGATCTCAGCCACCACACCCCCTATCGCGCCGTCTTTGTCGACGCCAAGCTCCCGGACATGTCGGGGATGGTCCTGATCAAGCACCTGCGCGATCTCCTGGGTGACCCCTTCGTGGTCCTGATCTCCGGCTATTTCTTCGCCGATGACCCGGCCGTCGACCAGGCGCTGCAGAGCGGCCTGATTCAGGGTTTCGTCGCCAAGCCCTTCCTGCATGGTGAGATCCTGGCCCTGATCGACCGGATTGCGGCGATCGGGACGGACTGA